In Arthrobacter sp. SLBN-112, a genomic segment contains:
- a CDS encoding carbohydrate kinase family protein — MDAIPARPFDPLAAVRSPVEPGFDLLLAGTVFQDIIFTGLAHGPEPGTEIWSDGMGSCPGGVANQAIAAARLGLRTGLAAAFGDDGYGDFNWKILSSQEHVDLSLSRRVPGWHSPVTVSLCVDQDRSMVTHGHSAPVTNSELIGDPPPALAGIAELGVEVEPWAKAAHAAGVRLFGDVGWDPSGEWAPVRLENLQHFYAFLPNQREAMAFTGKDNPWSALYALADRVPVAVVTLGAQGAMAVDSQTGEEEWVPSLPVKAHDPTGAGDCFDAAFIVGTLAGWPLGDRLRFANLCASLAVQEVGGSLAAPGWGDIADWWKRANARPERQTSQWLRRFGFLADIVQDVPLAAQRRAAATIAHLSDA, encoded by the coding sequence ATGGACGCGATCCCCGCACGCCCGTTCGACCCCCTGGCCGCCGTCCGTTCACCCGTCGAGCCGGGATTCGATCTGCTGCTGGCCGGGACGGTTTTCCAGGACATCATCTTCACCGGCCTGGCGCACGGGCCCGAGCCCGGCACGGAAATCTGGAGCGACGGTATGGGCAGCTGCCCCGGCGGGGTGGCGAACCAGGCCATCGCCGCTGCCAGGCTGGGCCTGCGCACCGGGCTGGCGGCAGCTTTCGGCGACGACGGATACGGGGACTTTAACTGGAAAATCCTGTCCAGCCAGGAACATGTGGACCTCAGCCTCTCCCGCCGCGTCCCCGGTTGGCATTCCCCGGTGACGGTATCCCTGTGCGTGGACCAGGACCGGTCAATGGTCACCCACGGGCATTCAGCCCCGGTGACCAACTCCGAGCTGATCGGAGACCCGCCCCCGGCGCTCGCCGGCATCGCGGAGCTGGGCGTGGAAGTGGAACCTTGGGCCAAGGCGGCCCACGCGGCCGGAGTCCGGCTGTTCGGCGACGTGGGCTGGGATCCCAGCGGGGAGTGGGCGCCGGTGCGGCTCGAGAACCTGCAGCACTTCTACGCCTTCCTGCCCAACCAGCGCGAGGCCATGGCGTTCACCGGAAAGGACAACCCTTGGAGTGCCCTCTACGCCCTGGCGGACCGTGTTCCGGTCGCTGTGGTGACGCTCGGGGCCCAAGGGGCCATGGCGGTTGATTCCCAAACCGGGGAGGAGGAATGGGTGCCGTCCCTTCCGGTCAAGGCGCATGACCCCACCGGCGCCGGCGACTGCTTCGACGCCGCGTTCATCGTGGGCACCCTGGCCGGCTGGCCGCTGGGGGACCGGCTGCGGTTTGCCAACCTGTGCGCCTCGTTGGCGGTCCAGGAGGTGGGCGGATCCCTGGCAGCCCCGGGCTGGGGGGACATCGCCGACTGGTGGAAACGCGCCAATGCCCGCCCCGAACGGCAGACGAGCCAGTGGCTGCGGCGCTTTGGATTCCTCGCGGACATCGTCCAGGACGTGCCCCTCGCTGCCCAGCGCAGGGCGGCCGCCACCATCGCGCACCTGTCTGACGCCTGA
- the mshA gene encoding D-inositol-3-phosphate glycosyltransferase has protein sequence MALIRRVALLSLHTSPMEQPGSGDAGGMNVYIRELASALAEAGVEVEIFTRATSADQPAVEHPDPGVCVHNVLAGPPTKVPKEELPGLLHAMVAEIEQIRRRQPHGRYDVIHSHYWVSGIAGLELSRLWDVPLVHTMHTMAKVKNLLLESGEQPEPRRRELGEHRIVEGAARLIANTSSEAAELVSHYGATYDQIDIAPPGVDLSTFTPAFRSRSRAQHGISPDTFHLVFAGRIQRLKGPQVLVKAAALLRKRRPDIDLRVTILGALSGNKEFNLRCLVAEAGMDNVVTQLPPVKAPELASWFRAADVVVMPSFSESFGLVALEAQACGTPVVATRVGGLSRAIFHGRTGLLVDGHHAADWADALEALYDDPATREDLGRAAAIRAQSSGWQRTAAITLESYHAAVDHYSGHRLAPAVPAS, from the coding sequence GTGGCGCTGATCCGCAGGGTCGCTTTACTCTCCCTCCACACCTCCCCCATGGAACAGCCGGGGTCCGGTGACGCCGGGGGGATGAACGTCTACATCCGAGAGCTGGCCTCGGCGCTGGCAGAGGCGGGTGTTGAGGTGGAGATCTTCACGCGTGCCACCTCCGCCGACCAGCCCGCCGTCGAACACCCTGATCCCGGCGTGTGCGTACACAACGTCCTGGCCGGCCCGCCCACCAAGGTCCCCAAGGAGGAGCTTCCCGGGTTGCTGCACGCCATGGTGGCGGAAATCGAGCAGATCCGCCGCCGCCAGCCGCACGGACGGTACGACGTCATCCATTCGCACTACTGGGTGTCGGGGATCGCCGGGCTGGAACTGTCGCGGCTCTGGGACGTGCCGCTGGTGCACACCATGCACACCATGGCCAAGGTGAAGAACCTGCTGCTGGAGTCCGGCGAACAGCCTGAACCCCGCCGGCGCGAGTTGGGCGAGCACCGCATCGTGGAGGGCGCGGCCAGGCTCATCGCCAACACCAGTTCCGAGGCCGCCGAACTGGTGTCCCACTACGGCGCCACCTACGACCAAATCGATATCGCGCCGCCCGGGGTGGACCTGAGCACCTTCACCCCGGCGTTCCGGTCGCGGTCCAGGGCGCAGCATGGCATCAGCCCTGATACCTTCCACCTGGTATTCGCCGGCCGCATCCAGCGGCTCAAAGGTCCACAGGTCCTGGTCAAGGCCGCGGCGCTGCTGCGGAAACGCCGCCCGGACATCGACCTTCGGGTCACCATCCTGGGTGCCTTGAGCGGCAACAAGGAATTCAACCTCCGCTGCCTGGTTGCGGAGGCGGGAATGGACAACGTCGTCACGCAGCTTCCGCCGGTGAAGGCACCTGAGCTTGCCTCCTGGTTCCGCGCGGCCGACGTCGTGGTGATGCCTTCCTTCAGTGAATCCTTCGGGCTGGTGGCGCTGGAGGCCCAAGCCTGCGGCACGCCCGTGGTGGCCACCCGCGTGGGCGGCCTGTCCCGCGCAATCTTCCACGGCCGGACCGGGCTCCTGGTGGACGGGCACCATGCCGCGGACTGGGCGGATGCACTCGAAGCCCTGTATGACGACCCCGCGACCCGCGAGGACCTGGGCCGGGCGGCCGCCATCCGTGCCCAGAGCTCCGGCTGGCAGCGCACTGCCGCCATAACGCTCGAAAGCTACCATGCCGCCGTCGACCATTACTCGGGGCACCGCCTCGCCCCGGCCGTACCCGCTTCCTGA
- a CDS encoding 6-phospho-beta-glucosidase: MRLLIAGGGGFRVPLIYRALTSGRFSGLVTEVVLYDVDPARLRAVSAVLASMPAGPGARLPVHATTDLAGDLAGTTMVFAAIRPGGTAGRIADEKVAQGLGLLGQETTGAGGISYALRTIPPMLDLARLMREHCPDAWLINFTNPAGMVTEALLPVLGHRVIGICDSAGGLVQRAAGAAGVPLAEGRLDGVGYYGLNHLGWLYRLESGGRDVLPDLLANAPALRSFEEGRLFPQPFLGRLGMLPNEYLYYYYRRDAARQAMQAMAQTRGEAIHNQQQELYPRLAAAGPDAYRLWEEARRSREEGYLAEARGAGERRNEEDLAGGGYERVALAAMKALGGGGDTQLILNTRNALPPAVEPAEAAPERNAFLPAPAVPGVPQPAIPGLPADAVVEVPCTVTPAGAAPLPQQEPGDPQLELLRQVKEVERLTVLAATSGGRESALQAFARHPLVASPDLATGLLAGYEEAFPALGKILAGGGR; the protein is encoded by the coding sequence ATGCGGCTTCTGATTGCGGGCGGCGGGGGTTTCCGCGTGCCTTTGATATACCGGGCACTGACGTCCGGCCGCTTTTCCGGGCTGGTCACCGAGGTGGTGCTCTACGACGTCGATCCCGCCCGGCTCAGGGCCGTCAGCGCGGTCCTGGCCAGTATGCCCGCCGGCCCGGGTGCCCGCCTTCCCGTGCACGCCACCACAGATCTTGCCGGCGACTTGGCCGGCACCACCATGGTGTTCGCCGCGATCCGGCCCGGCGGCACGGCCGGCCGGATTGCCGATGAAAAGGTGGCGCAGGGCCTTGGGCTGCTGGGCCAGGAAACCACGGGAGCCGGCGGGATCTCCTACGCCCTGCGGACCATTCCGCCGATGCTGGACCTGGCCCGCCTGATGCGGGAACACTGTCCGGACGCGTGGCTGATCAATTTCACCAACCCCGCAGGGATGGTCACGGAGGCACTGCTCCCCGTGCTGGGGCACAGGGTCATCGGAATCTGCGACTCCGCCGGAGGCCTGGTGCAGCGGGCTGCCGGGGCCGCCGGTGTCCCCCTGGCGGAGGGACGGTTGGACGGGGTGGGCTACTACGGTCTGAACCACCTGGGTTGGCTGTACCGGCTGGAGTCCGGCGGCCGGGACGTGTTGCCGGACCTGCTGGCCAACGCGCCGGCCCTCCGGTCGTTCGAAGAGGGCAGGCTGTTCCCGCAGCCGTTCCTGGGCCGCCTGGGCATGCTCCCCAACGAATACCTGTACTACTACTATCGGCGCGACGCCGCACGGCAGGCGATGCAGGCCATGGCGCAGACCCGCGGCGAGGCCATCCACAACCAGCAGCAGGAGCTGTATCCCCGGCTTGCCGCGGCCGGTCCGGACGCCTACCGGCTGTGGGAGGAGGCGCGCCGGTCCCGGGAGGAAGGCTACCTGGCCGAGGCCCGGGGTGCCGGCGAGCGCCGGAACGAGGAGGACCTGGCCGGAGGCGGCTATGAGCGTGTTGCCCTCGCAGCCATGAAGGCCCTCGGGGGCGGCGGGGACACGCAGCTGATCCTCAACACCCGCAACGCCCTTCCGCCCGCCGTCGAACCCGCTGAAGCGGCCCCGGAACGCAACGCTTTCCTGCCGGCCCCGGCAGTCCCTGGTGTTCCGCAACCGGCCATACCCGGACTGCCCGCGGACGCCGTCGTCGAGGTTCCCTGCACCGTCACACCCGCCGGCGCCGCCCCGCTGCCCCAGCAGGAGCCGGGCGACCCGCAGCTCGAACTGCTCCGGCAGGTCAAGGAAGTGGAACGGCTCACGGTCCTGGCCGCGACCAGCGGCGGCCGCGAGTCCGCCCTGCAGGCCTTTGCCCGGCACCCGCTCGTGGCGTCGCCGGACCTGGCCACCGGGCTGCTGGCAGGCTACGAGGAGGCGTTTCCGGCGCTGGGGAAGATTTTGGCGGGCGGCGGGCGTTGA